DNA sequence from the Desulfobacterales bacterium genome:
GAGGTGATGGTTTTTACGTTGAGACGTTTAGGCTGCTTCTTTTTGCCCCTTGAGCGCCTGTAAAACATTGATCAATTGTCGCGGAATTTCTGCGAGCGTTCTGACAAAGCCAGCTGGCACACTGTTCATGGCTGAAACGAACATGCCCAATAAAGCTTCCTTCGACGGCAAAGCCGCAAGCGCTGTTATCTGACTGCTGTCCAAAACCGCGCCATCCAAGACCCCGACTTTGATATCAAACACATCATTGTCTTTTGCAAAGTCGGTTAATACCTTTGCCGGTGAAACCGGATCGCCATAACTCAATGCCACAGCATTGGGGCCTTTAAAGGTATCCTTGACCAAAGCCACATCCGTGCCTTCCGAAGCTCTGATCAGAAGCGAATTTTTAGCGACTTGGTACTCCACTTCTTCCGCAGAGAGTTTACGACGTAGATCATTAATGGCAGCGACATCTAATCCCTTGTAATCGGTTACGAATACAGCTGCAGCCTTTGAAAAGCGTTCATTTAGATCCTGCGCAATGCGTTTTTTCTCTTCTAAATTCACGAGTTATATTACACCCCCTTTCCATTTTTCTGACAAAACCGGAGGAGTTCATATTGCCGAGTTGCAATTGTCGATAGCAAGTTTCTGCACGGCTCAATGCTGTCCAGAAACGGGAATCTCACAACTGTCTCGGCAGGCCGGCAGTGCCGATTAAACACAACCACAGCTGGATGCCATGTTTGTGAACCTACGGTCTTTGACAGATGATATTTATATCAAGCGCCGCTGGCGACGCTCATATGCCGCTCAAATAAAATCACCGAATCAGGTTTACACGCTTTGTTATTTTAACAGGTCCTTAACCAGGGCCGCATCGATCTTAACACCCGGCCCCATGGTCGTCGAGATGGCAATACCTTTAAGGTAAGTCCCTTTACTGGAAGCCGGTTTAAGGCGCATAATGGTATCGAAAAATGCAGCCATGTTCTGCACAATCTTGTCAACACCGAAGGATACTTTTCCCATCGGCGCATGCACGATGCCTGCTTTTTCAACTCTGAAGTCAATCTTTCCGGCCTTAAGATCCTCGATAGCCCGAGCGACCTCAAACGTAACCGTCCCGCTTTTGGCATTTGGCATCAGTCCGCGAGGTCCCAGCAATTTTCCGATCTTTCCAACCGCGCCCATCATATCCGGTGTGGCAACGGCTTTGTCGAAGCCAAACCAGCCACCTTTAATTTTTTCAATCAAATCGTCATTGCCGACGAAATCAGCTCCGGCATCGGAAGCCTCTGTTTCTTTTTCGCCCTTTGCAAAGACCAACACCTTGATATCCTTGCCGGTTCCATGGGGCAAGACCACGCTGCCCCGGACCATCTGATCAGCATGCCTGGGATCAACGCCCAGCTTTACAGCCAAATCAACTGTTTCATCAAACTTGGCATACGCTGTATCCAAGGTCATCTGCACGGCATCATTGAAGTTGCTGACACCTTCTGATTCGATTTTTTTCTTGGAATCTAGATATTTTTTCCCCCGTTTCGGCATCTTTCTAAATATCTCCCTCAGTCACGTTACAGGTGCTGATTGCCGTTGGATTCGCCCTGGCGTATCCGCTTTGCAACCGCACCGAACAACGGTATTTTTAGCTAACTTCTATGCCCATACTTCTTGCGGTGCCTGCAATAATTTTGCAGGCCGCGTCCAGATCATTGGCGTTTAAGTCAACCATTTTTAATTTTGCTATCTCTTCGACTTGCTGGCGTGTCACAGACCCAACGAGTTCGCGTTTAGGGTCTGCGGCACCTTTTGCAATTTGCGCCGCCTTCTTCAGCAAAACTGCCGCTGGCGGCGTTTTGGTGATAAATGTAAAAGACCGATCCTGATAAACGGTGATAACAACCGGTATAATCATGCCTTCTTCATCGGCGGTTTTGGCGTTAAAGGCTTTGCAAAAATCCATAATATTGACGCCATGTTGCCCCAGGGCAGGACCAATGGGTGGCGATGGATTGGCTTTACCAGCTTCTACCTGCAATTTGATCATTGCCAATACTTTTTTTGCCATTTGTTTTTACCTACTTCAGTTAGTTGTTAATAGTTATTTGTTATTCGTTATTAGGATTTGATGTTTGATGATATTTAAACACGCGTCGCTTTCGCTTTTACGAATAACCAATAACAAATAACGAATAACTCCGGTTTGGGTTTTAACCCAAACCGGGTCACAGTTTTTGGACCTGGACAAACTCCAACTCAACCGGTGTCGAACGACCAAAAATGCTGACCAGTACTTTAATCTTACCCTTTTCAGGATTGACTTCCTGAACCGTCCCATTAAAATTAGTGAAAGGCCCATCGATAACTCGAACCTCATCTCCGGATTCAAAAAAATACTTTGGTTGCGGTTTAAGCTTGCCAGCTTCCATACGATTTAAAATTCGCGCTGCTTCTTCCTCAGAAATTGGCGTTGGTTTGCGTCGACCGCCCAAAAACCCCGTAACCTTGGCTGTATCATTAACGATATGCCAGGTTTCGTCGTTTAGATCCATCTGCACCAGAATATAGCCCGGATAAAACTTACGTGCCGATGTTTTGCGTTTGCCTTTAACCAATTCAACAATCTCTTCGGTTGGTACAACAACCTCTCCGAATTTATCCGCATGTTGAGATGAGGCGATGCGTTCTTCCAAACTGACTTTGACTTTGTTTTCAAAGCCTGAATATACGTGGATGATATACCATTTTAGCGCCAATCGTTTGCCTCCTCGTTTTATTGCAAGACGACACGGATCAGATTGGATAAGCCGATATCAACGAATCCGAGAAAAAGTGAAATGATTAAGACCAACACAATCACAACCGCTGTCGAGCCGATCGTTTGTTTGCGCGATGGCCAGGTCACTTTTTTAAGCTCTATCTTAACCTCTCGTAAAAACTGAATCGCCGATTGCAGAAAATTTGTTTTTGGTTTCGCAGCCGCAGTACTGGTCACCTGAGATGGTTTTTTGGCGGCAAGCGTTTTTGTCACCTGGGTTTCTTTACTTCGCTTAGTTGCGCGGGCTTTTACCTTTCCGCTCACCTCAGCGGCTTGCTGACTCTTTTTAGATGCTGCGGATGCGGCTGATTTCTTCTTCTTTTTCTTGGCGCCAGAAGTTTTTTTGCGTTGTAGGCGTCCCATATTACTCCTAAAATGCTTAAAGCTCAAAGCGTCAAAGATATGAGGAATCCCAACGTTCCCTGACCTTCAAACCCTGAGCCTTTAAATAAGGAGATGGCAGGCCAGGAGGGATTCGAACCCCCAACCGCCGGATTTGGAGTCCGATGCTCTACCGTTAGAGCTACTGGCCTGCATCCTTAAATTGGAATTGGTTCATCAAAAACGAGCTTTGGCGATACGAACGGTTTGCCGAAGCCTCCATTTATGCGTAAATTCAACAATCGTGTTTCAGCCGATGCTATCCGGAAGTGGTTATTTGGTCTCCCGGTGTGGTGTATGCTTGCGACAAAAGCGACAATATTTGTTGAATTCCAGTTTATCAGGCGTTGTCCGCTTGTTTTTT
Encoded proteins:
- the secE gene encoding preprotein translocase subunit SecE, whose translation is MSFKHFRSNMGRLQRKKTSGAKKKKKKSAASAASKKSQQAAEVSGKVKARATKRSKETQVTKTLAAKKPSQVTSTAAAKPKTNFLQSAIQFLREVKIELKKVTWPSRKQTIGSTAVVIVLVLIISLFLGFVDIGLSNLIRVVLQ
- the rplJ gene encoding 50S ribosomal protein L10 is translated as MNLEEKKRIAQDLNERFSKAAAVFVTDYKGLDVAAINDLRRKLSAEEVEYQVAKNSLLIRASEGTDVALVKDTFKGPNAVALSYGDPVSPAKVLTDFAKDNDVFDIKVGVLDGAVLDSSQITALAALPSKEALLGMFVSAMNSVPAGFVRTLAEIPRQLINVLQALKGQKEAA
- the rpmG gene encoding 50S ribosomal protein L33, whose translation is MRIIVTLACTECKRRNYTTTKNKRTTPDKLEFNKYCRFCRKHTPHRETK
- the nusG gene encoding transcription termination/antitermination protein NusG — its product is MALKWYIIHVYSGFENKVKVSLEERIASSQHADKFGEVVVPTEEIVELVKGKRKTSARKFYPGYILVQMDLNDETWHIVNDTAKVTGFLGGRRKPTPISEEEAARILNRMEAGKLKPQPKYFFESGDEVRVIDGPFTNFNGTVQEVNPEKGKIKVLVSIFGRSTPVELEFVQVQKL
- the rplA gene encoding 50S ribosomal protein L1, coding for MPKRGKKYLDSKKKIESEGVSNFNDAVQMTLDTAYAKFDETVDLAVKLGVDPRHADQMVRGSVVLPHGTGKDIKVLVFAKGEKETEASDAGADFVGNDDLIEKIKGGWFGFDKAVATPDMMGAVGKIGKLLGPRGLMPNAKSGTVTFEVARAIEDLKAGKIDFRVEKAGIVHAPMGKVSFGVDKIVQNMAAFFDTIMRLKPASSKGTYLKGIAISTTMGPGVKIDAALVKDLLK
- the rplK gene encoding 50S ribosomal protein L11, producing the protein MAKKVLAMIKLQVEAGKANPSPPIGPALGQHGVNIMDFCKAFNAKTADEEGMIIPVVITVYQDRSFTFITKTPPAAVLLKKAAQIAKGAADPKRELVGSVTRQQVEEIAKLKMVDLNANDLDAACKIIAGTARSMGIEVS